The proteins below come from a single Cannabis sativa cultivar Pink pepper isolate KNU-18-1 chromosome 3, ASM2916894v1, whole genome shotgun sequence genomic window:
- the LOC133035947 gene encoding uncharacterized protein LOC133035947, producing the protein MEYSFLQDLNNDNDSWMIRIRICRIWESTNTKKNDELISLDMIFIDEKENVMHATIRKIFVSKFKNLLSEGSLYSVKNFKVIPSTGEYRPVSTAYKIIFHRNTLVMKLEEGSIKIPTHGFQFISQNLIDSRVNDHTILSDVVGCLCGVGDLEIVSGDYVASLIERFSTVINGVQDIGSSNVNKVSLEEEMFINRMSIKELLEAEWDDKLKEYKVTIKAKIIGIDTTFGWYKIHIKVKDKSGETTFVLFNVIAEKLLDTSVKKLLPTNNNDVPAVIQALRGKDFVYKLRLNDYNLRDGYENFTVSKIFEPNDILEQAHESKKEKDYNLEDEDVDDTHVTGAGESRKRKLLILDDEDEEAGDNVEDENN; encoded by the exons ATGGAGTATTCTTTTCTTCAAGACTTGAACAACGACAATGATAGTTGGATGATAAGGATTAGAATTTGTAGAATATGGGAGTCTACTAACACCAAGAAGAATgatgaattaattagtttagaCATGATTTTTATTGATGAGAAG GAAAATGTTATGCATGCTACAATTCGGAAGATTTTTGTCTCCAAGTTTAAAAATCTTTTGAGTGAGGGTTCTTTATATAGTGTGAAGAATTTCAAGGTTATTCCAAGTACAGGAGAGTATAGGCCTGTTTCAACTGcgtacaaaattatttttcatcgtAATACTTTAGTGATGAAGTTAGAAGAAGGAAGCATTAAGATTCCGACTCATGGATTTCAATTCATATCTCAAAATTTGATTGATTCACGTGTTAATGACCACACAATCCTCTCAG ATGTTGTTGGATGTTTATGCGGTGTGGGAGACCTTGAAATTGTTAGTGGAG ATTATGTAGCATCTTTAATTGAGCGATTTTCAACTGTCATTAATGGGGTGCAAGATATTGGAAGCTCAAATGTGAATAAGGTATCACTTGAGGAAGAGATGTTCATCAATCGAATGAGCATTAAAGAACTGCTAGAGGCTGAATGGGATGATAAATTGAAG GAATACAAAGTTACTATAAAGGCAAAGATTATTGGAATAGATACCACATTTGGATG GtacaaaattcatataaaagTAAAGGATAAAAGTGGGGAGACAACTTTTGTCTTATTCAATGTTATAGCTGAAAAATTACTTGACACATCAGTGAAGAAGCTATTACCTACAAATAACAATGATGTTCCTGCTGTGATTCAAGCACTACGTGGAAAGGATTTTGTCTACAAATTAAGATTGAATGATTATAATTTGagagatggatatgaaaatttCACCGTTTCTAAGATTTTTGAGCCAAATGATATATTAGAGCAAGCACATGAATCGAAGAAGGAGAAG GATTATAATTTGGAAGATGAAGATGTTGACGACACACATGTTACTGGTGCTGGTGAAAGTAGAAAGAGAAAACTCCTCATtcttgatgatgaagatgaagaagctGGTGATAatgttgaagatgaaaataattag